The following are encoded in a window of Spea bombifrons isolate aSpeBom1 chromosome 2, aSpeBom1.2.pri, whole genome shotgun sequence genomic DNA:
- the TMEM106C gene encoding transmembrane protein 106C, translated as MGSSASSPLGCSKALKQANQTGVEEDDDLLSGRDREEDIAQFPYVEFTGRDSITCPSCQGTGCIPTEQVNELVALIPYSDQRLQPQRTKLYVVLSVLLCLLICGLVVFFLFPRSVIVEDGGTKMVKVWFDTQNKVITLAMTSALHIKNANFYSVSVNSLISQVQYMSTVIGTEQKNIVTLIQPLSDKLVDFTVKLELGGTLSYLYNFCTLPSVKVHNIVVFMRTSLKFSYIGHVSQSSLESYQYIDCGANSTITWDHSINQ; from the exons ATGGGATCGTCTGCCTCATCACCCCTTGGTTGCTCAAAAGCTTTGAAGCAGGCTAACCAAACAGGCGTGGAAGAAGATGATGATTTGCTgagtggaagagacagagaGGAAGATATTGCACAATTTCCCTATGTTGAGTTTACGGGAAGGGATAGCATCACCTGTCCGTCCTGCCAGGGGACTGGGTGTATCCCTACAG AGCAAGTTAATGAGTTGGTGGCATTAATACCATATAGCGATCAGAGGCTGCAGCCTCAGAGAAC GAAGCTGTATGTTGTGTTATCAGTGTTATTGTGCCTCCTGATATGTGGACTGGTTGTGTTTTTCCTGTTTCCACGCTCTGTGATAGTAGAGGATGGTGGGACCAAAATGGTCAAAGTTTGGTTtgatacacaaaataaagtaaTCACCCTTGCCATGACG AGTGCCCTGCACATTAAAAACGCAAACTTTTATTCAGTATCGGTGAACAGTCTCATCAGTCAAGTACAATATATGAGCACTGTAATTGGGACTGAACAGAAGAACATTGTGACGCTTATTCAGCCACTCAGCGACAAACTG GTGGATTTTACAGTAAAGTTGGAACTGGGCGGGACCCTCTCATATTTGta TAACTTTTGCACATTGCCTTCGGTGAAAGTGCACAACATTGTGGTTTTTATGCG AACATCTTTAAAATTCTCCTACATTGGACATGTGTCTCAGAGTTCCCTGGAATCCTACCAGTACATTGATTGTGGAGCAAATTCAACAATAACTTGGGATCACTCAATAAACCAATAA